From one Rhodamnia argentea isolate NSW1041297 chromosome 1, ASM2092103v1, whole genome shotgun sequence genomic stretch:
- the LOC115748718 gene encoding glutamate decarboxylase-like: protein MVVTTTALDYDEHVHCTFASRYVRDPLPKFKMPEHSIPKEAAYQIINDELMLDGNPRLNLASFVTTWMEPECDKLIMASINKNYVDMDEYPVTTELQNRCVNMIAHLFNAPVGDDETAIGVGTVGSSEAIMLAGLAMKRKWQKKRQSEGKPYDKPNIVTGANVQVCWEKFARYFEVELKEVKLKEGYYVMDPVKAVEMVDENTICVAAILGSTLNGEFEDVKLLNELLTKKNKETGWDTPIHVDAASGGFIAPFLYPHLQWDFRLPLVKSINVSGHKYGLVYAGVGWVIWRSKEELPEELIFHINYLGSDQPTFTLNFSKGSSQIIAQYYQFIRLGLEGYKNIIQNCMANARALREEIEQTGRFNILSKEDGVPLVAFSLKDSSRYTVFDISEELRRFGWIVPAYTMPPDAEHVAVLRVVIREDFSRSLAERLAGDIEKVVMHLDAKPSRGTIKAAHMTAAVDGGARGGEGSEKRVKKSVEQTQREITTHWKRLVDGRRTGAC, encoded by the exons ATGGTGGTCACGACGACGGCGTTGGACTACGACGAGCATGTTCACTGCACTTTTGCCAGCAGATATGTCCGCGACCCTCTTCCCAA GTTCAAGATGCCGGAGCATTCGATACCGAAAGAAGCGGCTTACCAGATAATAAACGATGAACTGATGTTGGATGGGAATCCGAGACTGAACTTGGCTTCTTTCGTGACTACGTGGATGGAGCCGGAGTGCGATAAGCTGATCATGGCTTCGATCAACAAGAACTATGTCGATATGGACGAATACCCTGTTACAACAGAGCTCCAG AATCGGTGCGTTAACATGATAGCCCACCTTTTCAATGCTCCTGTGGGAGATGACGAGACCGCAATCGGTGTCGGGACAGTGGGGTCGTCAGAGGCTATAATGTTGGCAGGGTTGGCAATGAAGAGGAAGTGGCAGAAAAAGAGACAGTCCGAAGGAAAACCCTATGACAAGCCGAATATAGTTACTGGAGCTAATGTGCAG GTTTGCTGGGAGAAGTTCGCTAGGTACTTTGAGGTTGAGCTGAAGGAAGTGAAATTGAAGGAGGGTTATTATGTGATGGACCCAGTGAAAGCTGTCGAGATGGTGGACGAAAATACGATATGTGTTGCCGCGATACTTGGTTCAACCTTAAATGGAGAATTCGAGGATGTGAAACTCCTTAATGAGCTCCTTACTAAGAAGAACAAGGAAACCGGATGGGACACTCCCATTCATGTTGATGCTGCAAGTGGAGGGTTCATAGCCCCGTTTTTGTACCCGCATCTCCAATGGGATTTCCGTCTACCACTAGTTAAGAGCATTAACGTTAGCGGTCACAAGTATGGCCTTGTTTATGCCGGTGTTGGATGGGTTATTTGGAGGAGCAAAGAAGAGTTGCCCGAGGAACTCATCTTTCACATTAATTACCTCGGATCTGATCAACCCACTTTCACGCTCAACTTTTCTAAAG GTTCGAGTCAAATTATAGCTCAATATTATCAGTTTATAAGGCTGGGTTTGGAG GGATACAAAAACATCATTCAGAACTGCATGGCGAATGCTCGTGCACTGCGAGAGGAGATCGAACAGACGGGCCGGTTCAACATACTGTCGAAGGAAGATGGCGTGCCGCTCGTCGCCTTTTCCCTCAAGGATAGCAGCCGGTACACGGTATTCGACATATCTGAGGAGTTGAGGAGGTTCGGATGGATCGTGCCGGCGTACACGATGCCGCCCGACGCAGAGCACGTGGCCGTCCTCCGTGTCGTGATCCGGGAGGACTTCAGCAGGAGCCTCGCTGAGAGGCTTGCGGGGGACATCGAGAAGGTCGTGATGCATCTGGACGCGAAGCCGAGCCGCGGCACAATCAAGGCGGCTCACATGACAGCTGCCGTCGACGGCGGGGCGCGAGGTGGGGAGGGGAGTGAAAAGCGGGTGAAGAAGAGCGTGGAGCAAACTCAGAGGGAAATCACAACCCATTGGAAGAGGCTGGTGGATGGTAGGAGAACTGGGGCTTGCTAG
- the LOC115748719 gene encoding bifunctional D-cysteine desulfhydrase/1-aminocyclopropane-1-carboxylate deaminase, mitochondrial produces the protein MVNEMLSLSACSIKSSSLNLNPPPTVHWNFHKRLLRNFRRHWSTLARARTIINSSTGLSAMESKESNDGIDGAITSFNFLAQKPYSPPPWASHLSPIPSHVFSLGHLPTPIHRWNLPNLPKGTEVWLKRDDLSGMQLSGNKVRKLEFLLADAVAQGADCIITIGGIQSNHCRATAVAAKYLNLDCHVILRTSKALVDKDPGLTGNLLVERLVGAHVQLISKEEYAKLGSVTLTELLKEKLLKKGRKPYVIPVGGSNSLGTWGYIEATREIEQQVHNAGGRVKFDDIVVACGSGGTIAGLSLGSWLSTMKTKVHAFSVCDDPDYFYDFVQVLLDGIQAGVLSRDIVDIHNAKGLGYAMSTAEELKFVKEVATATGVVLDPVYSGKAAYEMMRDMTENPKKWEGRRVLFVHTGGLLGLFDKVDQIASTVGNWQRMDVDESAPRKEGTGKMF, from the exons ATGGTAAACGAAATGCTGTCGTTGTCCGCTTGCAGCATCAAGTCTAGCTCGCTCAACCTCAATCCTCCTCCCACTGTTCACTGGAATTTCCACAAACGCCTTCTCCGCAACTTCCGACGCCACTGGAGTACTCTCGCTCGCGCTCGAACGATCATCAATTCAAGCACAGGCCTGAGCGCGATGGAGTCCAAAGAGAGCAACGACGGCATCGATGGCGCGATCACCAGCTTCAATTTCCTCGCGCAGAAGCCATACTCGCCCCCTCCCTGGGCTTCTCACCTCAGTCCGATCCCTTCTCACGTCTTCTCTCTCGGTCAT TTACCTACTCCAATTCACAGATGGAACCTTCCCAACTTACCAAAAGGCACCGAGGTTTGGTTAAAG CGGGATGACCTTTCGGGCATGCAATTGAGTGGCAACAAAGTCCGGAAATTGGAATTCTTGCTTGCTGATGCTGTGGCCCAAGGTGCTGATTGTATCATAACAATTGGGGGTATCCAAAGCAATCATTGTCGTGCAACTGCTGTTGCTGCAAAGTATTTGAATCTCGATTGTCATGTTATCCTACGTACCTCCAAG GCTCTTGTAGACAAAGATCCTGGACTTACAGGTAATCTCTTGGTTGAAAGATTGGTGGGAGCTCATGTTCAACTTATTTCAAAAGAGGAATATGCCAAACTAGGGAGTGTG ACTCTGACTGAACTCCTAAAAGAAAAGCTGCTtaagaaaggaagaaagccGTATGTTATTCCTGTTGGCGGATCAAATTCCCTCGGGACATG GGGATATATCGAAGCAACAAGGGAAATTGAGCAGCAGGTTCATAATGCGGGTGGAAGAGTAAAATTTGATGATATTGTTGTCGCTTGTGGCAG CGGAGGCACAATTGCTGGTCTTTCATTGGGTTCCTGGCTGAGCACGATGAAGACAAAA GTCCATGCATTTTCTGTCTGTGACGACCCTGATTACTTCTATGACTTTGTTCAAGTCCTTCTCGATGGAATTCAAGCAGGTGTTCTCTCACGTGATATTGTTGACATTCACAAT GCCAAGGGTTTGGGATATGCAATGAGCACTGCAGAGGAACTTAAGTTTGTTAAGGAAGTTGCTACAGCCACTGGAGTTGTTCTAGACCCAGTTTACAG CGGGAAAGCTGCTTACGAAATGATGAGAGACATGACCGAGAACCCGAAAAAGTGGGAAGGAAGGAGAGTCCTCTTCGTGCATACAGGTGGACTCCTCGGGCTGTTCGACAAGGTTGATCAGATAGCTTCAACTGTAGGCAACTGGCAGCGAATGGATGTTGATGAATCGGCTCCGCGGAAGGAGGGAACTGGAAAGATGTTCTAA